tcgacccgtctgaagtaaataactacagacctgtctctcttcttccctttgtttccaaaactctcgagcgcgctatctttaatcaactctcctcctatctccaccataacaaccttcttgaccatcaccagtctggtttcaaggcaggccactcaactgagactgccctccttgctgtctctgagcaacttcacactgctagagcagcctctctctcctctgtccttatccttctagacctctctgctgcatttgacacagtgaaccaccagatccttactTCCTCCCTTcaacgactgtttgctgtcctggctcctaaatggtggaatgagctccccatggacatccggacagcagagtttacacatcttccgccgcaaactaaaaacacacctcttccgactataccttgaataacatttttaaaactaacaatttagtagcacttaaaatggcacttacttatagcactttgtagttttgcttttttgaagaaattgtactttctctattcttgttgttctgggtttgtaccctcatggttgaatgcacttattgtaagtcgctttggataaaagcgtcagctaaatgaaatgtaatgtaatgtaatatattatgCAGGTTCATTCTATATTATGAAGACCATTATATTAGGAacagtggttaaatctgacagttctttgttttctatattgttggttactgcagacagtcccacacatgtgacagttcaagccaatcctggtcttgatgtgaaggaaaatgtgttgttCACACTGAGCTGTACTGCCGAGTCCAACCCACCAGTGAGCTCTGTCACCTGGAGGAAGACGACtgatgggagagaggaaatcgtccaacagactcagactcagaccttCATGGTGAATTCAGCCAGTCCCtctgacagtggactgtacagCTGTGAAGCCACCAATGACATTGGAAGTGGAAAGTCACAGCGAGCTGAGGTTAAAGTCAGATGTGAGTAGAATGATGCACTTGTGATGGTGAATGGATAAACAAGGAGGATATATTCTACATTACTGCgtataaagtaaatactgatcAGACATGCAGgttccaaaaagaagaaaacattactccACAATGTGATGTCATTCAAAATAATGTTTAGCAAACCTGataaaaaatattgaagttAAAAAAGGAACAGTAACCTAAAATCagtggctgtagtttgtttcaaagagaaattgctgagaaaaaaatgtaaagtttcaCCAGGTGAATCTAAAGCCAGTCTGTTTTATCCTCCCATTTAAAGTTCCACATTCTTCTCAGTCTGGCTTTAAAGAGCAGCAATAATGTCACttcatttgttgtgttattcatgtttgatctttgatgatgttcagaaaatgacGTTGTCTTTTCTCCTGAATTTCCCGGCTAGtttctccaaaacacacaaacatcatggAGTCGGCAGAGAAGCAGGAGCTTGACGGGAGGAGCTCCGTGATGCTGAGCTGCATCAGTCACAGCTTTCCCCCAGTCCACCTCTACTCATGGTACAGGAAGAGTCAGGGCGAGGAAAAGGATAAGCTTGTGTCCGAGCATCAAAACCACACAGTGTACTCAAACCAGTCAGGAGTCTACTACTGCGTCGCACAAAATGAAGTAAACCAAAGTTTGTCTGATCCCGTCCGTCTGTTTGAACGTGAGTGAATTTCAAGGCcttataactgtgtgttttattgctcaggAGACATGTGGGAGGTTTATATCAGACTAGTTTTCTGGTTGTCCGTCCATACGTCCTATGTCCTACGTCcttcgcacaaacacacaattagaaTCAAGGagtaactgatttgattttggtagccaaaggtcaaaggtcaagctcTATATGATGCTCCCTCTTCTAACCACAGGAAACTATCAGCACATCCCGAAGTTCCTCGTTCCTGCTCTATTTGTCCTGatgattatcattttaatcGTCGTAGTTTTAAGGTGAATGAATAAGAAGTGCATTTGATTAAATCAAGACATTTCAGAGATGGTCTGGCATGTGTAACCACATCATGTCCCTCTATGTTTTCAGATACAGGAGGAAAAAATCTATTCAACAAGGAACAACAAACACCAAATCCTCTTCTGGTTTTTCGGTaatgacatgtttgtttaatccatTCTACTTCTTTATTGAAAACCTCCGGACAGAAGTGacatatcctgtgtgtgtgtgtgtgtgtgtgtgtgtgtgtgtgtgtgtgtgtgtgtgtgtgtgtgtgtgtgtgtgtgtgtgtgtgtgtgtgtgtgtgtgtgtttacataatTTCAGGGTTGGTGTAATGGTaccaggaggaggagtctgACGTATGAGAATGTCTCTGCGGAGCCTATCAGGAGCAGAGACGACCTCTTGTCAGAGCAGTTGAGGCGTCCAGGGGCCCAACGACGCCAGCCTCTTCCAGACAGCACGTAAGACCGcacccacacaacacactgtcCCCACCCAGGACAAGGATCACTGTGTGGGACAGAGTCAGACATGGGCTGCTGCTCATGCTGGAGTCAAAGCATCCATTTATTTTCTAGATCCTCCAGACATGAATGGCACAATGAAAGTCTGCCCTGTTATTTAGAATAGTCATTCACTCCGTGCGCAAGTGTTTATTcttatatatcttttatattcCACAGGCCTCCGACCGACATCAACGTTGTTTACAGCATTTTGAATCTGCCCCAGGTGAGTCCCGGGTTGAGACAACactttaaacaagaaaacaacaagttaaAACAATCATATATGGAGACTTTAGTGAAACTCAAGaagatttatattaaaaagagTTTAATTCAAAGTGTCTGGTCAAGNNNNNNNNNNNNNNNNNNNNNNNNNNNNNNNNNNNNNNNNNNNNNNNNNNNNNNNNNNNNNNNNNNNNNNNNNNNNNNNNNNNNNNNNNNNNNNNNNNNNTTCTTCCTCATTGTCATCgacacattttccttcacatcaaaaccaggattggcttgaactgtcacatgtttgggactgtctgcagtaaccaacaatatagaaaacagagaactgtcagatttaaccactgtCCAATATAATGGTCTTATAATATAGAATGACTCTgcataatatatgttttttatttcatcagggtgTAAATCAAGGTACGTTTGGAGATAGTGGACTAATTTATCAAAGggagcacaataacatgcaaacctatgaaaacaatacattgcatTTCAACACAATTTACACTATTGTGGTGTTGAATTATATCACAAGAACACTTACAACTCAAAGTCACAAGGCTTCATATCAACAGAATTATACTTTACTCTGGTGGAAGaattacagagatttaagtaaaagtagaaatatcgCAGtacaaaaatactccattacaagtataGGCCCtgaattcatcatttaaataaGCAGCACAGTAGTTTATCAGGAGTATTCATTAAGTGGCAGAGTGGCACCACGTAACATTActggatcattattattgataatttatagATTAAATGACTTTATATAGGGTCTGgtagtttattgatattttctaaaCTCTACAGTTCTtaatcaaacagacacatttactttaggtcattcatttctcaggtgctattgtttcaactgtcagaagtaatagttaaaagaaaaatacatgagaaaagctACTTTTGCATCAAtagttttttaaaggaagattTGGTTTGACctgtttggttgaaaaaaaagccgcagctgaaacactcacatttcaccaccaACTTCTTCTGCTTGCTGTCCTTTGATACCTCACTGTTCTGGGCACGGCAGAAGTACCAGCCAGTGTCGTCTGAAGTCACAGTAAACgtgtgggagagagagttgATGGGTCGTGAATTAAGTTTATTGTCAGTGATTTTTAAAGACTGAGGATATGGGTCGGCCCTCCCCAAGGTGAGAGTTGACTGTGGGAAACTTTCAACAGTGCAGTTGATGGTGATGGTCCAACCTTCTGTGACCTCAGAACTCATAGACAGTATAGGTTCAGTGGGCGGGTCTGTAGAGAGGAATcagaatcttctttaaagaaggcacattatgattttattgtttttcttccctctagTCTGTGTTACATAGGTTTTTTGTGAattaaaagttctgcaaagcaaaaaatccaacaatcagtggtaaagggagctcctctcctgaagctcgtaaactcctcttcatcagtcCAGCTGATACGATTTATTGTACTAAGACAAAGTTGGgggacaaagcttttgaaacaagagtcctgaggctctgaaacagcctgaatgaggacagacagcagactgagtcaggagctgaaaacaaacttttatcttACTTCATTCACTGATTTATCGTAGGTCTACTTTTTATTcgtttatttattcttttatgacaGATTTTTGTAGCCGACTTGACTGGGAAACTATGTAGAGTGAAGCTATAGCCAAACTGCTCTAGAGTCGTAACTGATCTAGAATAGTTCAAACCATCgactaaaagtgaagccaaagtgtctagATCGCCACCTGGTGCCTGACTGCGGTATAAATCTCACCTCCTGAATTTTACTGaatgggacattgaccaaactaaaaagtcaaaatacacatcaactAAAATTATctcaaagatttattttttatcactgGTTTATGTTCAAATGTTAATTTTTCATGTACGTTTGGTTATTAATTATATTTCCACCTGGAGGAGCCTTGGTTGCTCGGGACATGAAGGACAAATTTGTCCACTAATTGTAATGTTATGTATATTCTGATGTATTTTAATATCAGATTTTTATTGTACATACATTCAACGGGATTTCCAGGGTTAGTTGTAGAAACATCTGTCggtgaaaacacaagtggaGAAGTCAGTTAATCTTTAATgcaaatgttggaaaaaaaccattgttttcaaagtggagaaataaaatcctTACGTTTTATCAGGGCAAGAAAAACCAACCACGTGACTGTCTGAGCCTCCATCTCATGTGGGACTACAACTGGAtttctgaaacaaataaaaactgaaaagtggataaaaacatcataagatcacagaactttttctttttactgtaaaacgtgtgatcaaagttatttttcatcttgtctcagaatttctttcttcctctttccatttcttttactgacatttagagttgtctttgttttgttcctcatATCACGATGGTTGTGAAATTGtggtttgaaaacacaaaagtcacCTCACCTCTACGcagaatttgtcatttattaaaggaaaataaattaaattattttccaatggaatatttgggccacatgtttttgttaatctcagagttcagtttcttttttaataactcaaatatagtttgttttctgttttaatttttaattttgatttgaCATTAGCTACTTGTTCAAATCACATTTAATCAAAGAAACCCCAGAACACATATAATATATGTTGACTGCAAACATAACAgtgtctttgttacattttaatttttgaaCCTTTTAgtctgaaatataaaaagtttaaaaagtcatatcTGGCTCTTTGGGTTCATCTCAGTCTTCAGGGAACTACGACATCTGAAACTgatgtttgagttttcatttggaaaaaggTATTTCAACTGAATGgaagaaaaagggttttaaattattattattattattattattattattattattattattattattattaagttaactggattcaaattttattcagaaaaaaatcatcttgttttatccacaaaaaatacagtttgtaatcagtgtatatactgtaaacaaaacttCTGAAACACTATATTTTACTCTAGTAGATTAACATCATGAGGAGATAAATAACCATAGAAGCTTGTTCTTACCTCAGAGGACCCACTTGTAtcagtctgtcacacacagcctcactccGAGAATGAGACTTTACAGAAAAAGGAAGTGTTCACACTTTGAAAGGggatgcaaaaaaataaattagcATCCCTTATCATGCAAGCCAGAAAACAGCTTCTTGTAGGTGTTGTGATTACAGTGATAGCGTTTGCAGCTTCTCACAGTATCTGCACGCAGATTAACTTCatcccacttcctctttttgtcgTTGTTTGGGTGAAGTCCCGTTAATCGACACAGAGCAGTTTACAGTACTACATATTGATTTGGAGAATTTATGCTCACATTGTATTTACAGTGTCTCTATTTAAAACGTCATCAAACAATGAGAAAACGTATCAAAAGGGTTTGCACAAGACCGCAGCCCTTTAAGTCACGGGGGACTTACTTAAGCCAGGTCCCACAGGTGAAGGTCAGGGTGTTTAGGGTCAGGGTAGCCTGCCACGTCCTCTGAGGCCACGGGGTTGAAGCAGGAGCCGCCCCCTCATCCCCAGGTCCGAGGCCACGGAGGGAGTTGATGAAGGAGTCTTTTCCATCACCACGGTTTCCCACCACAGCCAAGTTGATCCTACTGATCAAGAGATCTTCCACCGCGTCCCTGACATCTGATAACTTATTGCTGTCTATGGATTCTTTCAGGGTCTCAAGGAAGCTCAGGCCTTTGAAACATCAGCCatttctgcagagagacacagagtgaatTATTAGAAGAGTCACAACAGGTCCTTTGATAAAGAACAGATATGATGGAtactatctatcatctatcgaCTAATTCCACtaatctctctctatctatttaGTCTGTTGTTCTGTGACTTTCATATCTCGAGAagcgttcatcttatcggcttcacacgtgacatgtgcattgttaagggcccaaggaagtgcagtgtggaaCTTTCCGTGATTTGGAAACGCAATACGTTCAATAATAGGCTGAtaagctttgaataaacaggcgaccagcgctctgcagcagaggcgACTGGGACCCATCAacggttctgtggactgagtcccaCAGTCGGCCTTTAGTTGCCGTGGCAAATCAAACAGGCACATTTACAACTGGCACTGGTAACAATAGATAAAACAGGTGTCTTTGCAGTAGTAATGATAAAGCATTAACTTAGAGGAAACCTgaactaaaaagttaaataataataatatattaatgttaTATTCTTAAGCAGTACTGTTAGTGGTGGAaagtaaacatgtaaatatactCCAGAACTgtgcatttcttgttttttaattatactTCCTCTCTACAACTTATGACCCTTCACATGTCTCTAGTTGTTCAGGAGAGCATGACCCAGACAAATACCTTCATCTGAAGTAAAGTAATCAGCTCCATGCAGGTCCGGACCTcggtattatttaaaaatgcgTGTATGTGGGCGGTGGGTGAGTGAGTAGGCGGTGGAGTGGATCATCTTCTCGTGAATATACAAGGTAACGTAGTGTTAACGTCTCCTGCTCGACCTCCAGACCGGAGTCGGTGACATGTCTGTTCTCCTCCCGctcttcgctctctctctctctctctctctctctctctctctctctcttcaccacTCACTCTCTTAAACACATGAAGCACTTTCTTAAGGAGCACTCTACTCTTATAACATGAGGCCAATCAGTGAATTGACGGACAGAATCTACCCTGCACTGTtacaatgtaaatatatgagctgggttgttgtgtttcttcactgaGACTCAAATGAAGAGATTTCTTCAGACACACTTTCCTTTGGGAAGGCACAAGAGGCTGAAGTCAAGCccaagagagaaagacagaaaggtggtgatgatgagagaGAAGGACCAGTGTTCCTATTCCCACTGTTCCCACCCAGGACAGAATCAGTATTATATCACTGTGCTGTTGAATACAAAGACTGTTCTGATCCTGTTCAAACAATGTAATAACCACATGTTCTTTGGCAATTAGAATGGAACTTACAGGCTCAAGGTAAATACACACCCAGCGGAGGTATCATAATAATATGGTATTTAATGTACAACACATTTTGCTTATGTGGATGCACTGTTTGAGACACGTNNNNNNNNNNNNNNNNNNNNNNNNNNNNNNNNNNNNNNNNNNNNNNNNNNNNNNNNNNNNNNNNNNNNNNNNNNNNNNNNNNNNNNNNNNNNNNNNNNNNGTCATCAAACAATGAGAAAACGTATCAAAGGGTTTGCACAAGACCGCAGCCCTTTAAGTCAAGGGGACTTACTTAAGCCAGGTCCCACAGGTGAAGGTCAGGGTGTTTAGGGTCAGGGTAGCCTGCCACGTCCTCTGAGGCCACGGGGGTGAAGCAGGAGCCCCCCCCTCATCCCCAGGTCCGAGGCCACGGAGGGAGTTGATGAAGGAGTCTTTTCCATCACCACGGTTTCCCACCACAGCCAAGTTGATCCTACTGATCAAGAGATCTTCCACCGCGTCCCTGACATCTGATAACTTATTGCTGTCTATGGATTCTTTCAGGGTCTCAAGGAAGCTCAGGCCTTTGCAAACATCAGCCatttctgcagagagacagagtgaattATTACAAGAGTCACAACAGGTCCTTTGATAAAGAACAGATATGATGGAtactatctatcatctatcgactaattccacaaatctcTCTCTATCAATTTAGTCTGTTGGTCTGTGACTTTCATATCTCGAggcgttcatcttatcggcttcaccGTGACATGTgcattgttaagggcccaaggaagtgcagtgtggaaCTTGCCGTGATTTGGACACGCAATACGTTCAATAATAGGCTGAtaagctttgaataaacaggcgaccagcgctctgcagcagaggcgACTGGGACCCATCAacggttctgtggactgagtcccaCAGTCGGCCTTTAGTTGCCGTGGCAAATCGAACAGGCACGTTTACAACTGGCCCTTTGTAGTAGTAATGATAAAGCATTATCTTAGAGGAAACCTGAACTTCCGCAaaaattttaataataataatatattaatgttaTATTCTTAAGCAGTACTGTTAGTGGTGGAaagtaaacatgtaaatatactCCAGAACTgtgcatttcttgttttttaattacacTTCCTCTCTACAACTTATGACCCTTCACATGTCTTTAGTTGTTCAGGAGAGCAGGACCCAGACAAATACCTTCATCTGAAGTAAAGTAATTAGCTCCATGCAGGTCCGGACCTcggtattatttaaaaatgtgtgtatgtgggcgGTGGGTGAGTGAGTAGGAGGTGGAGTGGATCATCTTCTCGTAAATATACAAGGTAACGTAGTGTTAACGTCTCCTGCTCGACCTCCAGACCGGAGTCGgtgacatctctctctctctctctctctctctctctctctctctctctctctctctctctctctctctctcttcaccacTCACTCTCTTAAACACATGGAAGCACTTTCTTAAAGGAGCCGCTCTACTCTTATAACACGAGGCCAATCAGTGAATTGACGGACAGAATCTACCCTGCACTGTtacaatgtaaatatatgagctgggttgttgtgtttcttcactgaGACTCAAATGAAGAGATTTCTTCAGACACACTTTCCTTTGGGAAGGCACAAGAGGCTGAAGTCAAGCccaagagagaaagacagaaaggtggtgatgatgagagaGAAGGACCAGTGTTCCCACTGTTCCCACTGTTCCCACCCAGGACAGAATCAGTATTATATCACTGTGCTGTTGAATACAAAAACTGTTCTGATCCTGTTCAAACAATGTAATAACCACATGTTCTTTGGCAATTAGAATGGAACTTACAGGCTCAAGGTAAATACACACCCAGCGGAAGTATCATAATAATATGGTATTTAATGTACAACACATTTTGCTTATGTGGATGCACTGTTTGAGACACGTTTCtacagtttaaatacaaaattatgcaaactcaaacacaatggTAAGTCATTCATGCTCTTGTCCACTGACATGGTTTTGAATCTACTGTTAACCAATAGCTGCTccaaacatcttaaaatgtgcatatttagaTCGGGGGATACTGCCCTCCGGCTACGGGCCTGGCTCCATGGCAACTAAAATACTAACTCATTGATGCAcctgtatgaaaatgtaataacgTATCTAATAATATCCTAATGTCTCagaatttgtacttttactttggaaaCTCAAGAGTTTAAGTTCAGGATATAGTCATatacttgattttattttacttattacttaACTCAAGTAAATCTAAGGTTTACATGGTCCGTTAATAGAAATGCATCACATGATAATGTCCATTTCATGacacaatgtgttttgtgtgtacatgcattctTCAGAAACCACTTTCACGCTGTGACATGTTCACAAATCCAACAATAATGTCAAACTTTAAAGTACATCATTTGTtccaacatatttcattttattttgagctacaggatatttacatttcaggtgTGTGGGTTTGGATTAAGTTCACAACACTGGAAAGcacaaaaaacattcagcagtgATTCTCAGCATTTCTTGTCTAACTGcatgtcatttatatatttggattatataaaagttattaatacaatcattttacactcacattatttacattttaagttgcAAATTAAGGATTTTAACCGTTTATCCCTCACATTTTGCTATGTTTACTGTTTTCCACAAAACCTTTTATTAacagtttcaaatatttatatattatattttagctCAGTAATGTAACTTCTGTGCCTTCTTGATAACTAGTTTTAAAATACTCCTAATGGCAACACGCAGGGTTTTGTTGTAGCTGCATAAGGTTTGTTGACCAGCTTACATTACTGTAGATTTACGGTTACGACCTATTTTGCTTAACACATGAACTCTTCAGACTCTCTGTGATGACTTATTGTGAATATAAACTTCCTCAGGCCCGAGGTAGCTGTAAAAAGCAGGACGAGAACATCTCGGGTCAAATCCTGACGTCAGAGTATTAACTCTCATCTTCATGTGAGCTGCTGGAGTCTCTGTTGGTCGTCTGACGTCGGGGCGTCGCTGTGAATCTCACCTGTGGAAAGTTCAGCTCCACTTCACCTTCACTGGTGTGGTCGTCAAATAGATTTGGAGATGTTGGTGCACGTGCAGTTGCATTACTAATGTTTTCATAGTCCTGCAGGCTCTCTGGTTCATTCTAGGATGAGAGCGGAGGTAGTTTATAGATTATTTATGCTACAATTTCTGGATGTAATGCACAATAAAGTTCATACAAGACTCACATCTGATTATTTTAGGActtgcagacattttccttgatttaattgatttgtttgttgcaCAGAATAAATGGGTGAAGGGGAGGTTTCATCTCCTGACGATTATTGTTTCCTCTAACCACATGATTATCAAGCAGCAACTGAATCGCTTCACTCATGTTCTAAAATGGATGCTGTACAGGTTGTCTTTTAATTACTGACCCCAGTATACTGAGATATAAGTGCACTGATAGACAGCTACTGACAGGGCAAACAGTGAGGGCAGGATATGGAAGTACAAGGAGGAAAAGCAACAGCTTGAACAGTAAAAGACACATCTGCCTGTAGAGCCAGACTAATACTGATGATAGAAGATGGAAGGCAGTAGCTCTACATGGTCAATTTGAGGGTTGTAGATATCCTGATAGATTATTTATTTCCAATTTTAAAATCTAATGTGCACATGTTGTCTTGTTTCAGATCCTTGCATCGTGTgtactcaaaataaaacaaataacagattCTAAGACTTGGAGGATTTGTAATATcaccattaaaacatatttgattaCATATTATTGAAATTATGA
Above is a genomic segment from Hippoglossus stenolepis isolate QCI-W04-F060 chromosome 8, HSTE1.2, whole genome shotgun sequence containing:
- the LOC124852275 gene encoding B-cell receptor CD22-like; translation: MRSEVTEGQTITVNCTAESFPQSTLTLMRINTNHPSLKITENNLYSRPINSLSHNINVTSADAVLYFCRAHNSEGSKDSKKKKLVVKYSPTHVTVQANPGLDVKENVLFTLSCTAESNPPVSSVTWRKTTDGREEIVQQTQTQTFMVNSASPSDSGLYSCEATNDIGSGKSQRAEVKVRFSPKHTNIMESAEKQELDGRSSVMLSCISHSFPPVHLYSWYRKSQGEEKDKLVSEHQNHTVYSNQSGVYYCVAQNEVNQSLSDPVRLFERNYQHIPKFLVPALFVLMIIILIVVVLRYRRKKSIQQGTTNTKSSSGFSGWCNGTRRRSLTYENVSAEPIRSRDDLLSEQLRRPGAQRRQPLPDSTPPTDINVVYSILNLPQVSPGLRQHFKQENNKLKQSYMETLVKLKKIYIKKSLIQSVWV